From Eriocheir sinensis breed Jianghai 21 chromosome 16, ASM2467909v1, whole genome shotgun sequence, a single genomic window includes:
- the LOC126999558 gene encoding E3 ubiquitin-protein ligase Siah1-like has translation MSAFATKSGRTVHPQSPPSGAPPGGNTELASLFECPVCFDYVLPPILQCQSGHLVCANCRPKLTCCPTCRGPLGNIRNLAMEKVASTVMFPCKYSSSGCSATLLHTDKTEHEDTCEFRPYMCPCPGASCKWQGSLEQVMPHLMSVHKSITTLQGEDIVFLATDINLPGAVDWVMMQSCFGHHFMLVLEKQEKFDGHQQFFAIVQLIGSRKQAENFAYRLELNGPRRRLTWEATPRSIHEGVQSAIMNSDCLVFDTSIAQLFADNGNLGINVTISMC, from the exons ATGAGTGCATTCGCGACTAAAAGTGGGCGGACGGTGCACCCCCAGTCCCCCCCCTCAGGCGCTCCACCGGGGGGCAACACAGAGCTCGCCAGCCTGTTTGAGTGCCCGGTGTGCTTCGACTATGTGCTGCCACCCATCCTTCAGTGCCAGAGCGGCCACCTCGTGTGTGCCAACTGCCGCCCTAAACTCACCTGCTGTCCGACATGTAGAGGGCCGCTCG GAAACATCAGAAACCTGGCGATGGAGAAGGTTGCGTCCACGGTCATGTTCCCCTGCAAGTACTCCTCCTCGGGCTGCTCGGCCACGCTGCTCCACACGGACAAGACCGAGCATGAGGACACCTGCGAGTTCCGGCCATACATGTGTCCGTGCCCCGGCGCCTCATGCAAGTGGCAAGGGTCCCTCGAGCAGGTCATGCCCCACCTCATGAGCGTACACAAGAGCATAACCACACTTCAAG GCGAGGACATCGTGTTCTTGGCGACGGACATCAACTTGCCCGGCGCCGTGGACTGGGTAATGATGCAGAGTTGCTTCGGCCACCACTTCATGCTGGTACTGGAGAAGCAGGAGAAGTTTGACGGCCACCAACAGTTTTTTGCCATCGTCCAGCTCATTGGATCCAGGAAACAGGCAGAGAACTTCGCCTACAG ATTGGAGTTGAATGGACCCCGGCGGAGGCTGACCTGGGAGGCCACACCGAGGTCCATACACGAAGGAGTCCAATCAGCCATCATGAACTCCGACTGCCTGGTATTCGACACCTCCATCGCCCAGCTGTTCGCCGACAATGGGAACCTCGGGATAAACGTAACAATATCCATGTGCTGA